cggtgcaacagattgatgtgatttttgcatgtgtatagataaagacctgtagagtgacataggctactttttatcccggaaaatcaaagagtttccaagggatttttaaaaacctaattccacgcggacgaagccgtgggcatcagATAGTAATATATATACTTTGATTAATTTGATAGCTTGTGATGTTCAGCGAAAAAAACGAGGATAGTTCGATTTCATCTCTCACAGCACTGTAATCCCGTTGCAAGCCACATGGGTATTGCTCATTGGGTTCAAATATctcataatttttttagaatgtaaaattaataaatactattttaaataaaacaaataaagcaAGCAAGATCACAgtgttaaaaatttatttttctatattaTAAAACATGAATCCCCAAAtgcagtttaaataaataggtattaatttatgttaaaatatgcTTGAAAACTTCTGTAGTGTTGCACATTGCTATAAACTTAACAGAAAGGTCAATATTAGCTAGTGCCAAGATCATAAATAGTATGACAGAAGTATGTTGTAGCAAGATAAATGATACTGAGTAAAAATATTTAGGAATGGATAGCTTGAATTCAAAATTTTGCCATGAAGCATTCCTATCTAACCACTATAAGTTGAAggcatatttttaaattgacaCATGATGACTAAAtgatactatattatataatatactatgtacaatgtacatgtcTCCTTTATAAACTTGTATCATGTATTGTATACAGTAAATGCCTTGAGAATTGTACAAGTGCTCATACCTATTCCCAAGTTActcatacatttttgtttttgtattgaCATTGATATTCAAAGTAGCAGTGGTGAATGGTTAAAGAAAGCAAACAATTTTATCTAACAATATCTAAAAAAATGAGTAAGACTATTGTGGATCTATTAGAAGGTGGTACTGGGTACATTAATTGACCAccacaaaaacaattaaaaacacAGCCAGTTCAGGCAACTCCACAGCCTAAATCTATGGTTATTATACAAACTATTGTTTCTATCACTCGCATTTCCATATAGACAGTACTTTAAATAAGTCTTTGCTTATTGTACTTACCAATAACATTTTCATGGTTCATGTGCTTCAACATTCTCAACTCCCTGTATGTACGCTTAGCATGCACGGCCGACTGAAATGGTCTTGCCAATTTCTTTATTGCTACCTTCATGTTATGCAAGGAGTCTATTGATGAGCTGCAATAGTCATTTACATACTCTACATCAAGCTATACAATATGCATAATCGCTAACTAAGGTCCGTTTTGGACCTCGCTACTTCCCGCTAAATTCACTCACAAAAGGAATAATATTGGTAACATAACAAAGTTGTAAGTGAAGTTAGCAGAAGGCGAAAAACTGCACCAATCAGCAATTGATAACAGTAATAACTATttcttcatcttcttcttcttcttctttaaacaatagatcggagacagTCGCAGTGGTTCAGGATATCAAGGACCTGTACAGTCCCCCCAACAACTACTTACTATGAGGGTAATttaacccatactaatattataaatgtgaaagtatgtctgtctgtttgtctgtctgctagcttttcgcggcccatccgtttaaccgatttcaatgatattttgtacacggatagcttgcaacccagggaaggacatatgctacttttaatccctgacaattaaagagatcccacaggattttaaaaaacctaaatccatgtggacgaaggcgcgggcatcatctagtatattgaACAAATATGTGTGTAACTTTGTAGTTATTAAGTTTGGTCATGACAattcatgagcaacccatcgccagctcactacagagcacaggtctgcCCTCAGAATGAGAGAGGGTttggccacgctggccaagtgtggattggcagacttcacacacctttgagaacattatggaaaactctcaggcatgcaggtttcctcacgatgttttccctcactgttaaagtaagtaaatactccgaaaagttagaggtgcgtgcccgggatctaacccccgacttccgaataggaggcggacgttctaaccactaggctatcagataacaattacttttaaatTCAGAAAGGAATGTTAAACTTTTAATCTACAAATCAAGAAATTGTACTATAcatgaaattattttaagaatGATAGGCAAGACAGAGAACCAGTTCCACCCACACAGACTGTGCAATTAAATTTTCACATGCAATACTTTCTCGATAAGCTACACGGACGTGatctataatgcataaaaaattgtattcaaaaataaatactgGCAATTTGCCTATAATATAttctaattaataaatacttaccaaACCTGACCATAAGCCCCAGATCCTACAGGTGTAAGCATTTGGTATCTCTCAGGTACAATCCATtctgttttattaatttctactGTGTGATATCGCGGCATTGCGATCTTTTTCTTTTACGATCAATTAGATGCTACAAACtacaaattattagtatttacgAAGTTTCATGAAAATATTTAACACAATATTGCTAGGTCGCTGTCAAAACTcaaatcacagagtacattatactCAAATGTGTTCTATTCTTGgttctattaaaaaaagttgtCAGATcgtaatgtacctatttatttattttaattttttttacggccctggataacggCCCGGTCTTTTAAGGcctaatgtacctatatatcataatatccaaagaagttggaagtagtACTCATGAAgtactactaggtaggtacgtagtacACCCATATCGCGccaaatatacttttttttccaactggctttacggctctggtTTCTAGGTTTCTTACTATTTCTTTTAATCTCTATAAATGCCCAACTCAGTTCTGCTGAGGTTTGTGATGTCAACAGTACTTATCCTTCAAGTTTCAACTGTCAAATCAAGGCTTAAAATTACTAGGGTCCAGAgctaaaaagcaaaaaaacagtaaaaaatgaTGGAAAAACTGTCAAATTAATGTGAAATTTATTATGCTCTTTGGTCGGATTATCGTCTCGATCTGTCCTCTTTTAAGGTTAGAAGTTAGAACCCAGAgtcgtaaaaccagttaaaagaACTACATTCTAAGGTCAAattcacagagtacttttaacatcaAATTCCTGCAAATTGTCAATTTGTCATGTTATTTTAAAgtcttattgatattttttccaATAGCGAAGTgggtttcaaaataaatattagttaCTGCTAAAGGCAATAAAATGGCTCAAACAGCAGGGGTCAAGCCCATGACCATTGCTGGTCGTGTGGCATCTGAAAGAGAGAGATGTATAGGTATGACTGATGCCGAAAGGGCATGGCGAAAGCAATGGCTAAAAGACCAAATATTAGCTTCAAATGAGCCTGTACATGTTGAAGAATACTGGAGGGAGCGTACTAATCCTATACGTCGTTTCTATCGTAAACCCCTGGATGTATTATACAACAAGCTTGCTCCTGTATTGGTAAGATTACATAacaatgaggccgattctctagtacacaatctctaaactaaactaaattaacaggtctaaatctagtgctatccttttccgcaagcaacattatgaagggatagcaatagatttaggcgtgtcattttagtttagtttagagattgtgtacaacggaattagccacaataataaCCTTACTGGTATGAAAACAGTACTTTTATGGTAAACTATAAATCTGTTTATGTTGATAAGACTGAAGACACTTAATGCAGAAGAGCAGAAGAGATAGCTATCTAGGAATTGTTACCCAAACACAGTAGTTTAGTCTTTTGGATTgcaaatttacataatattattacagaatattattatatagtataataatgttgctaattctgttgtatacaatctctaaactaaagagacatgtctaaatctattgctattcctttcataatgttgcttgcggaaaaggatagcactaaatttaacctgttaattttgtttagtttagagattgtgcacaaaagaattggccccattatgATATTATCATTggtacaagataatattataatctttcTTCTTGATAGCTTTTTTCAAATTGATAACTGAGGAAACATTCTCTTTTGCTTTGTATTATCATTacatgataaaaatattttgccaCAGGGACAGCAGCGTGCAGCAGATTACAGATACATCGCAGGAAAACTAGCTTTGTTTAGTGTTGGTGTTTTGTTTATCCATTACTATTTTAAATATCAAGGAAATGTAAGTATGAAAGACTAGCCTGAataatgattatattttatactttttgctGAAAAATAATCCaatctatctatactatatCTTAGTCCTTAGTGTAAGTGTTCATGTTAAAAAGTGACtttcatattaaaatataacattaaGGTGTTAAAACAATCATAAAAACTATGTTTTTCCATTTATAATTGACAGATTTATGAAAAGTTAATATTAACTTGAAACTACATTAGTGTCTAGATGACTAAATAAATcatacttttattaattttaataggaCTGGACTAAAAAAGGAGGATGGAGAATCACAAAAACTAAACCAATGGTGCTACCTGGACAACCTGGTTTTCCATTCAAGTCTGAGCGTAGCAACGATTCTGACTATGCTGACAGGGGTTTCAGCAAATCTGTCTTTACAAAGTAGataataatgttatgtataaaGAAAGTAGATAATTTGGCACTgtatatttaattgaatttattgaaaataaactCATTTTCTGTTATGCAAAGTGTATTCCTTCCGAATTAAATGCATGTAACAATTTCATGAAGTCATCAATATCCATTGTTCTTGCTCTAAATTGATCAGCCTCAGCTTGCAACAAAATCTGTTGTAATTTTTCTTTTATGTCAAAATCTTCTGGTATTTCCTAGAAAAGAGATTACACAGACCTTATAAAGTTGTAATtgaactaataaattattataaccctatacttatatacttttgtaataatattcagCTTTTGTTTGTCTGCAAAACTCGAAAAGTAGGTAGTCGGTCAATTGATTTGGAATTTTCACACATTGCATTTCTACATATGTATGCGTAAGCATttatacatactttttatcttaAAGTTCCTATAGGAACAGGAATAATTTGCTTCCCTAATAACTAATATCAGACTGAGTCACAAGTTGTGTTCACTATGTTTAGTGGTGACTCACAAAGCATAGCCAGGTTTaaatcatttataataattaactcATAGATATAAGTGAATGATTCTACCTTGTTATTCAATGAGCAATGAACTCTATAATTTTTGTCAAGGACAGCCATTGTTGTGTTTTGCTTGAAGGCAGCAGATAAAGTTTTGTTCTTGCGCACAAATGCTATCCTTGTGAGTCCATCCCATTCTACGAAGTTAATTGGTGGAGGTGGATTCCGGGGCTCTATCCTCACTACACTTGACTCCACTTTAGGTGGAGGTCTAAAATTATTCTTTCCAACCTGCACCAAAGATATAATAAAAGATATGAAATGcaagacagttttaaattaataaattgatCAAACTTTTCTGTAGtatgtatttactatttattaaacTGCTGCATTGTAGGGAAACCTTAATTAAAATGGTTGTCACTGTCTGCTATAAACAATAACATTGGTACTACTGTTGTGTGACCAATTCAGATTTAAGCA
This genomic stretch from Maniola hyperantus chromosome 2, iAphHyp1.2, whole genome shotgun sequence harbors:
- the ND-B17 gene encoding uncharacterized protein ND-B17, producing MAQTAGVKPMTIAGRVASERERCIGMTDAERAWRKQWLKDQILASNEPVHVEEYWRERTNPIRRFYRKPLDVLYNKLAPVLGQQRAADYRYIAGKLALFSVGVLFIHYYFKYQGNDWTKKGGWRITKTKPMVLPGQPGFPFKSERSNDSDYADRGFSKSVFTK